A segment of the Acidobacteriota bacterium genome:
CGATCTTGATCGTCGCCATGTCCACGCGGCGCGTCAGGGCCTTCGCCTTCGCAGGATCGATGCTCTCGGACTTCAGCCGCTCCGCGATGAAGACCTCGGAGAGGGCGCGCTCGATGCGGCTGGTGCTCGTGATGTCCGAGACGGTGCGGCCGTAGAACGTCGGCTCGGCCGTCCCGGTCAGCGCGTCGGCGGGGACGACGAGGTAGGCGTCGAGCGAGCCGTCCTCGATCCGGCCGGAGAGGGCGGCGAGGGATTGCTCGCGCGTTCCCGCGGCGCCGGCCTTCGACTCCTCGAGCTGGTAGCGGCGGACCTTCTCCTGCGCGCCGCTCCCCTTGCCGGTCTTCGGCTTGAGGAAGTCCTGCTTGTCATCCGAGGAGAGCACCCGGTCGAGCGACGCGTAGAGCGAGCCCGTCTCGTCGAAGACGGCGATGTGAATCGCCTTCTCGGGCATGATGCGGCCGAGGAGGAACGGGGCGAGCATGAGCGTCCCGAGGAGGAGCGGCACGAGCACCGTGCCGATGATGAAGGCCTTGGTGCGCACGCGCTCGAGGAACTCGCGGCGGATGATGAGCGCGATCTTGCCGAAGCTTCCCGGAGAGGCGCCGGAGCCGGCAGAGGCGGCGGACGTGGTGGGCATGGTCTCCTCCCTATGAGCGCGACGCGCCAGCGGCGAGCGCCGGGGCCGGCGGCGGTGCGGCCCCGGCGTGGGCCTTCGTCGCGCCGACGCGCTCGATGAAGATGTCGTGGAGCGACGGCTCCTTGATCTCGAAGCGCGACACCCGCACGCGCGCGACGACGTCCTTGAGGAGTGCCTGGGGATCCGCGCCGTCCACGAGCGTCACCTCGATGAACGCGTTGTACTCGCTCGTGCGCTTCACGAGCGGATGGGTCTTGAGGAACGCGCCGTCCCCCTCGAATCCGAGGGCGATCGTGTTGCGGCCGTAGCGGCCCTTGATCTCGTGGAGGTTGCCGCCGAGGACCATGCGCCCCTCGTTGATGAGGCAGATGCCGTCGCACAGCTTCTCGACCTGCTCCATGATGTGCGTGGAGAAGATCACCGTGCGCCCGCTGTGGTGGTACTCGACCATGATGTCCCGCAGCACGTTCGTGTTGATCGGATCGAGCCCCGAGAAGGGCTCGTCGAGGATGATCAGCTCGGGCTCGTGAAGGACCGTCGAGATGAACTGCACCTTCTGCTGCATCCCCTTCGACAGCTCCTGCACCTTCTTCTCCCAGGTGTCGGCGAGCTCCAGGCGCGAGAGCCACGATTTAGCTCGGGTCTTCGCCTCAGTCGCTGGCACTCCCTTGATCCCGGCGATGAAGACCAGCACGTCGCCGACCTTCATCCGCGTGTAGAGGCCGCGCTCCTCCGGCAGGTACCCGATGCGCGACTTGAGGCTCTCGGACCACGGCTGGCCCAGGACGCGGATGGTCCCCGTGTCCGGCCCGTAGATGTCGAGGATCATCCGGATCGTCGTGGTCTTGCCGGCCCCGTTCGGGCCGAGGAGGCCGAAGAGGCTCCCCCGCGGCACCTCGAGCGACAGCCCGGCGACCGCGCGCTTCGTGTCGTAGGACTTGCTGATGTCCGTGACGGAAACGGCAGCTTCCATGCTTCCCCCGTGTGTGTGAGCGCGGCGCCCCCCCAGAGCGCGACGGCAGCATATTACGCGGGACACCCGATGGGGTTTCCCGCCACTCCCTCGAGGCGACCCCCGATCAGTCTCCCGACCCCGCCGTCCCTTACCGCGGCGCGGCGGAATTCCCCCCCGCACGGCGCTCCCGGATCGTCGAAAGGAGGGCCTCGGCGCTCGGCAGGCCCGGATGCGCCTCGAGGATCTTCCGCGCCTGCGCCTCCGCCGCGTCGAGCCTCCCCGCGCCGAGGAGGGCGATGGCGAGGTTGTAGGCGATCGCCGCGGAGTCGGGGCGCAGGGCGAGGGCCGACGAAAGGGCGGCGGCCGCCTCGACGGGCCTCCCGGTCGCCGCGAGCAGCCTCCCGAGGTTGTTGAGGGCGTCGGCATCCCGGGGGTTGCGTCGCGCCGCCTCGGAGTTGGCGCCGATCGCCTCCGGGAGCCGCCCCTGCGCCTCGTGGACGTTTCCGAGGAGCACGTACGTCCCCGCGTCGCCGGGATCGATCTCGATCGCGCGACGGAACTCGGCCTCGGCGTCCGCGAGACGGCTCAGGTTCTGGTAGACGGTTCCGCAGTTGGCGTGAGCCCAGTGGCTCCGGGGTGACGCCGCGCGCGTCGCCTCACAGAACGTGAGCGGCGTCTCCCAGTCCTGAACCCGCACCCACGCCCGCGCGGCGAAGAGCGAGACGGGGATTGCGACGACGGCGAGCGCGGCCACGCCCCGCCTCCTCACGCCGCGCGCGACGAGCGCCGCGTCGAGGGCCGCCCCCGCCGCGAGACAGAACCCCACCGCCGGAAGGTACAGGAGCCTCTCGGCCATGATCTCGCCGATGCCGAACGGGATGTTGCTCACGGGAAAGAGCGCCGCCGCGAAGCCGAGGAAGCCGATCGAGACGACGGGGGCGCGCCGCCACGCGTAGAGCGCGACGGCCGCCGCGGCCAGCGCCGCCGCCCCCCCGGCGAGGACGAGGGGCGCGAACGGGTTCGTCTCGATCGTGATCTGCGCGTAGGAGTAGTCGGCCGAGAGGGTGCGTGGGTAGAAGAGGAGACCTACGTACCTCGCGAGGACCGACGTCGCAGTCGTGAGCCGCGTGCCGAAGGGAACCCCAACGAAGGCCGTCGTGATCGCACCGGCGTGCACCCCTCCCAGCACCGCGGCGCGCGCCGCCAGGTAGACCGCGATGACGCCGCCGTGCGCCGCGTACTCGCCGAGCCTCGTCCGGGCGCGCCCGCGAACAAGATCTTCCGAGATGAGAAGCCCCGGCAGGACGATCGCGCTCTCCTTCGAGAGGAGGCCCAGGCCAAAGAGGACGAGCGAGATCCCTCGCCGATCGCGGAGTCGCCACGCGCCGAGGACGAAGATCGCCGCGAGGATGTCGGCGCGGCCGACGATGGAGACGACCGCCTCCGAGAGGACCGGGTGCGTCGCAAAGAGCGCTCCGGCGACCGACGCCGCCGCCGGCGACGCCGTGA
Coding sequences within it:
- a CDS encoding ATP-binding cassette domain-containing protein; this encodes MEAAVSVTDISKSYDTKRAVAGLSLEVPRGSLFGLLGPNGAGKTTTIRMILDIYGPDTGTIRVLGQPWSESLKSRIGYLPEERGLYTRMKVGDVLVFIAGIKGVPATEAKTRAKSWLSRLELADTWEKKVQELSKGMQQKVQFISTVLHEPELIILDEPFSGLDPINTNVLRDIMVEYHHSGRTVIFSTHIMEQVEKLCDGICLINEGRMVLGGNLHEIKGRYGRNTIALGFEGDGAFLKTHPLVKRTSEYNAFIEVTLVDGADPQALLKDVVARVRVSRFEIKEPSLHDIFIERVGATKAHAGAAPPPAPALAAGASRS
- a CDS encoding tetratricopeptide repeat protein, with translation MTRLAPLLVALLAVAVYGGAVRDGVVRDDYYIVAHNALVTGERSYYIVAHNALVTGERSPWLIPVSHYWAGTDAAGDLYRPLTVATYWLNARLAGMEPWSFHLVNVLLHGLAAALVTALGLRLTASPAAASVAGALFATHPVLSEAVVSIVGRADILAAIFVLGAWRLRDRRGISLVLFGLGLLSKESAIVLPGLLISEDLVRGRARTRLGEYAAHGGVIAVYLAARAAVLGGVHAGAITTAFVGVPFGTRLTTATSVLARYVGLLFYPRTLSADYSYAQITIETNPFAPLVLAGGAAALAAAAVALYAWRRAPVVSIGFLGFAAALFPVSNIPFGIGEIMAERLLYLPAVGFCLAAGAALDAALVARGVRRRGVAALAVVAIPVSLFAARAWVRVQDWETPLTFCEATRAASPRSHWAHANCGTVYQNLSRLADAEAEFRRAIEIDPGDAGTYVLLGNVHEAQGRLPEAIGANSEAARRNPRDADALNNLGRLLAATGRPVEAAAALSSALALRPDSAAIAYNLAIALLGAGRLDAAEAQARKILEAHPGLPSAEALLSTIRERRAGGNSAAPR